One stretch of Caldinitratiruptor microaerophilus DNA includes these proteins:
- a CDS encoding branched-chain amino acid ABC transporter permease: MSERTRSVLVAVVLVAIYVALTTLRQAGAIDEYWSQVMDLSLIITISAVGLSLIYGFTGQFSLGHAAFYGIGAYVAGYVTKTLGGSLPLYVLALAAGAAFAAAVAFLIGLPILRLRSDYLGIATLGFGIIVKVVMDNTDKFLPAMGGPRGMLGIPQVTTFGWIYWAAVATIVLARNLVHSSPGRAAIAVREDEIAADIMGIDTTRYKTLMFVLGAGLAGLAGGLYAHRYPFLHPTSFDFLKSLDVLLIVVLGGLGSLTGTVVTAIGWVFLLEWLRNVLPQDFLDWRGVIYALVLIVLMILRPQGLLGGRELVLVPRREPAKGGSSHAAA; this comes from the coding sequence GTGTCGGAGCGGACCCGGTCGGTCCTCGTGGCCGTGGTTCTCGTGGCGATCTACGTGGCGCTGACGACCCTGCGGCAGGCAGGCGCCATCGACGAGTACTGGAGCCAGGTCATGGACCTCTCGCTCATCATCACGATCTCGGCCGTGGGCCTCAGCCTCATCTACGGGTTCACCGGCCAGTTCTCCCTGGGCCACGCGGCCTTCTACGGCATCGGGGCCTACGTGGCGGGCTACGTCACCAAGACCCTCGGCGGGAGCCTGCCGCTCTACGTGCTGGCGCTCGCCGCCGGCGCCGCGTTCGCCGCGGCCGTGGCCTTCCTGATCGGCCTGCCGATCCTCCGCCTGCGCTCGGACTACCTGGGGATCGCCACGCTGGGCTTCGGGATCATCGTGAAGGTGGTCATGGACAACACCGACAAGTTCCTGCCGGCGATGGGCGGGCCCCGCGGCATGCTCGGCATCCCGCAGGTCACCACCTTCGGCTGGATCTACTGGGCGGCCGTGGCGACCATCGTCCTGGCCCGGAACCTCGTGCACTCGAGCCCGGGGCGGGCGGCCATCGCCGTCCGCGAGGACGAGATCGCGGCGGACATCATGGGCATCGACACGACCCGGTACAAGACCCTCATGTTCGTGCTGGGCGCCGGCCTGGCCGGGCTCGCCGGCGGCCTCTACGCGCACCGGTACCCGTTCCTGCACCCGACGAGCTTCGACTTCCTCAAGTCCCTCGACGTCCTCCTGATCGTGGTGCTGGGCGGCCTCGGCAGCCTGACGGGGACCGTCGTGACCGCCATCGGCTGGGTCTTCCTCCTCGAGTGGCTCCGCAACGTGCTGCCCCAGGACTTCCTCGACTGGCGGGGCGTCATCTACGCGCTCGTGCTGATCGTCCTCATGATCCTCCGGCCCCAGGGCCTCCTGGGCGGGCGGGAGCTCGTGCTCGTACCCCGCCGGGAGCCGGCGAAGGGAGGGAGCTCCCATGCCGCTGCTTGA
- a CDS encoding branched-chain amino acid ABC transporter permease, producing the protein MFLEQLLNGLQLGLVYALIALGYTMVYGIIKLINFAHGDVFMVGAYLGVLGYTVWKLPFPVAVVVAMAGAAVLGVTIERLAYRPLRVRNAPRIAALITAIGVSLFLEYFSSLRFVFGPNYRVVDRPFKDVRWQLGPLGISNIQVIVLLTVIALLLLLQFVVYRTKIGKAMRAVSFDMDAARLMGIDVDRVISFTFAIGSALAAAAGILYVMAYPQIYPFMGIMPGLKAFTAAVLGGIGNIPGAVLGALIMGMAEVFTVGYVTSDYRDAVAFSILILVLLVRPAGLLGKAGPEKV; encoded by the coding sequence GTGTTCCTCGAGCAGCTGTTGAACGGTCTCCAGCTCGGGCTGGTCTACGCACTCATCGCGCTCGGCTACACCATGGTGTACGGCATCATCAAGCTCATCAACTTTGCGCACGGTGACGTCTTCATGGTGGGCGCCTACCTCGGCGTCCTGGGCTACACCGTGTGGAAATTGCCGTTCCCCGTCGCCGTCGTGGTCGCCATGGCCGGCGCCGCCGTGCTCGGGGTGACCATCGAGCGGCTCGCCTACCGGCCCCTGCGGGTACGCAACGCGCCCCGGATCGCGGCCCTGATCACGGCGATCGGGGTTTCGTTGTTTCTCGAATACTTCTCCAGTCTCCGGTTCGTGTTCGGGCCGAACTACCGCGTCGTGGACCGCCCCTTCAAGGACGTGCGCTGGCAGCTGGGCCCGCTCGGGATCTCGAACATCCAGGTCATCGTCCTCCTCACGGTGATCGCCCTGCTCCTGCTCCTGCAGTTCGTGGTCTACCGGACCAAGATCGGCAAGGCGATGCGGGCCGTCTCCTTCGACATGGACGCGGCCCGGCTCATGGGCATCGACGTGGACCGGGTGATCAGCTTCACCTTCGCGATCGGGTCGGCGCTGGCGGCGGCGGCCGGGATCCTCTACGTCATGGCCTACCCGCAGATCTACCCCTTCATGGGCATCATGCCGGGCCTGAAGGCGTTCACCGCGGCCGTGCTGGGCGGGATCGGCAACATCCCCGGGGCCGTGCTGGGAGCGCTGATCATGGGCATGGCCGAGGTGTTCACGGTCGGCTACGTGACCTCGGACTACCGCGACGCGGTCGCGTTCAGCATCCTCATCCTGGTGCTCCTTGTCCGGCCGGCGGGCCTGCTGGGCAAGGCCGGCCCGGAGAAGGTCTGA